The sequence CACAGCGTTGATCTTGCCCTTGATCTGAATGATGCTGTTCTTGCAGTTGAAAATGTTGACTGTCTGGTTGAGCTCGGTCTGGTCGATCACGATCGAGCGATTGTCCTCGTGGTACTCGACCGCCCACTTGTTGCCATCCAGCTGCGTCTTGGGTGGCTTCTTGGCTTTCAACTGCGCCGGCTTGGCTGCGAGCTTGGGTGGAGCAGCCTTGGTCGGTGGAGGCGCCGCTGTGCCTCGCAGCTCGGGATTCTTGTGCGTCATCTGACTGGCATCAACCTTTTTAAGTCCCTTCGTAATGTTTTCACCCTGGTTGAGCTGTCCAAACACGGCATCCATACCGCCTGCGCCTGCACCGCCAGCGGCTCCGGCAGACAGGTCAACGGCAGGAGGCGGaggtggaggcggcggAGGCGCACCTGCAGATGGAGCTGCGCTCGAAGTTGCCTTGAAAGaggcagcatcgcctcCCTTGGGGTTCCAAGCCAGACCGGTAGTATGAGTTTTGAGCACGTACGTTTTCAGAGTTTCGAGAAGCTTGATAAAGGCGCGAGTCCATTCCACGTGCGTCTTATCCGTATCCTTAAAGTCCTTGATGACACGATTGGCGTAGAACTGGGCGCTATCCTTCATTTCGCCGACGTACGGACCTGGCTTTGGTTCGACTGCAACCCATCCCACAGCCGGGATACCTTCACTGACGGTGCTGAGATGATTAAAGTGATGCTTGTCTCCACGATTCTTGtcgcgcatctcgatgACCTGTGTGAGTGCAGCTTGGAgcggcttgagcagctcggcgaaTGCGGGCGAGCCAGCACCTCCGGCCGGCTTTTGACTGGATGCAGCAAGCAAGATGAGGTCACGCTGTGCCTGAAAGGTCTTGAACACGCTTGCAGCCTGCTCGTTCACTACGCCACCGATCTTGGCGCTGAGCTGCTTAAACTCGTCGAGAGCTTGTCCTACCTCTTCATCGTATGCTTTGACCGCTGCCGGAACATCTCTGGCTggctcgacagcagcagccggGGGAGGCGGCACAGAGGCGGCAGCCAAagctggtgcagcagctgggAACTCCCTTTGCGTCGAGGTGCCTGAAGACTGATGGAGGGCAATGTCTTCGAGGC comes from Mycosarcoma maydis chromosome 1, whole genome shotgun sequence and encodes:
- a CDS encoding putative adenylyl-cyclase-associated protein CAP → MSAPGIGNLSTLIKRLEAATSRLEDIALHQSSGTSTQREFPAAAPALAAASVPPPPAAAVEPARDVPAAVKAYDEEVGQALDEFKQLSAKIGGVVNEQAASVFKTFQAQRDLILLAASSQKPAGGAGSPAFAELLKPLQAALTQVIEMRDKNRGDKHHFNHLSTVSEGIPAVGWVAVEPKPGPYVGEMKDSAQFYANRVIKDFKDTDKTHVEWTRAFIKLLETLKTYVLKTHTTGLAWNPKGGDAASFKATSSAAPSAGAPPPPPPPPPAVDLSAGAAGGAGAGGMDAVFGQLNQGENITKGLKKVDASQMTHKNPELRGTAAPPPTKAAPPKLAAKPAQLKAKKPPKTQLDGNKWAVEYHEDNRSIVIDQTELNQTVNIFNCKNSIIQIKGKINAVQMTNCTKTSILVDTLVSSLEVTGSPSFAVQITGRAPTILLDSCDSGQIYLSDKSLDSEIIAAKCSAININLPVQGGEEGEFEEYALPEQLKHTVDSLGQKGKSRIKTEVVAHTA